The DNA segment ATGTTGTTTGTGGCGTTGGTGGCGACAATCAAGCTGTCGAAGGTGGTTAAGTAGTTCTCGCCGTCGCGAAGAAACATGCGGTGGATATTGTACTTGTCGAAGGCGAAGAATCGGTAAGTGTCCAGTTTCTGGTCGCCAAGTGCAACTGGACGCTTGAGAACTCCAAGGGTGTCCGCGAAAGCGGAATGTGCGGCCTCATTCTCATTTACTAGGATGGCAATCCTAAACACTACTTCCCCCTGTCTGGAGTTCACCCTGTCCGTAGACGGGTTAGCGGAGTCCCTTCATCGCGGGTGCGGGCATACGCTGGTGCGAATTGAGGAAGTAGGGACCGGTATGAAGGATACATTACGAGCCGGTTTGACATTCGAGTTTGAATTCCAAATCCCGGAATTCACATAAGTCACACAGCAGTACGTCCGCGCCGTCCGCATGCAGGCCTGTTGCCTCTCGGCTGGGCCGAATGGCCCGAATGAATTAACAATCTCGCGACGCCGCAATCCTATATCCCAGACGGCGATCCTGCAACGTACATGATACCGACAAAGACTACCGCGCGGACCGCATTGCGCATAACGCCTCATAAGCGAGCATTAGTGTCACCAGGAAATAGCTACGTAACTTAAGTCAAAAGGCAGGCAGGGCTACCTCCAAGAAGGATCTTCCGGTATTTCTCAGAAACACACGAGTAGCCATACTTATACTCACAATAGGCGGGAGTAGACTCTTTAATGTCTGCTCTCCGTTTGTACCCTCAAGCTTGTACCCTTGAGACTCGTTGACGCTTTCCCGAACACTGCGGTATTTTTAGCGGCAAATCTTAGGCGCCTCACCGTCTAATAATATCGGGGACCTCACCTCCCGCGAGTAAGCGAGTCTCAAACATTGCGAATGCCTTGCTGCGCGGGCGAAGTCTGAGCAATCGCGTTGATCGCTGCGCTCGCCAGCATAACGGTTGTGAAGGAAAGCAATGTTAAGACTTTCAGCAACCGAGTCAACGATCTCATATCGAGACTATATCAGCCCGGCGTGTTCAGCACGGCGAATTGCTTCCAGGCGAGTGTGGACGTCTAGCTTTCGCAGGATGTGTTGGATGTGATTGTTGACGGTGGTTCGGCTGATGTGAAGCTGCTCAGCTACGGCCGTTGTTGTAACGCCCTTAGCCAGGAGTCTGAGCACGCTGACTTCGCGATCAGAGAGTTCCGTTTCACGAGCGGGCGCCCGAGTTGAAGAGATCAAAGTGGTAGCTAGCTCCGGGGCGAGCCCCGTGCCCGTGACGACAAAATCGCGTACGAGCAGCTCGAGCCGCTTGCGAACATCGATTTGACGAACGATGTGTATTGAGTAAGGCAGCGTGGTGTTGGCTTCATCGGCGATCAGCACAGAGACATTGCACCATTGCCTGCCGCTTGCTGTCTGAATGTGAAGATCGAAGTTGCTGACTGGATGGTGATTGCGAACGGCCTGCTGGACGCTGCAGTCGGCTGAGCACACGGGACCGCATTCATCCATTCCCTGAATGATCTCGCCGCACGTCTTGCCGATCGCATCGGCCGCGGTCAGGCCAAACATTGCTTCAGCCGCGATGTTCCAGGCGGCCATGTGGCCGACCCCGTCGACGGCAAAAGCCGCGTCCGAAGTGCTCTCCACCAGGTCTTTGATCTCGCGAAGCCGCATGAGCAACCTGACCACTTATTTGATGTGCCTTGATTATTGTTTAAAGGCCGGGAAAAGGCAATCATACTGCGCAATCGAGGCTTCGCAGGCAAAGGGAAAACTAACTGAGAAATACGTCCTCATCTTGTCGAACCCGGAGGAAGAATATGAAAGGTAGAATCGTCAATCTTAGAAAGCTGTTCCCGCTGGTCGCTGTGCTCGTCTGTGCGAGTGTTGCCAATCCTCAGGCGGATCGCCGTCTGCCCGACCTCACCATACAAGCAGGAACTGTAACTGAGAAATCGCCAGTAGTGGATCTGAAAACCGCGGGTAAAGAGGTGGCTCCGGGAGTGTTTGAAGTGGACCCCGCTTCTATTCGCGGCAAGCGGCTCGGACTACCTCGTGGTGGCCAAGCCTTACGGGCAATCTGCATCGGACAATGGAGGAAGGGCGAATGCAAGGGGATCTACATCGAGTGGTAGCTACTACTCTGAGCTAACAACTCGCTCAACACGGATCGTTTACCTCGACGTTAGGCGCCGACCGTACGGGCCGGCGCGGATGGACGCTAGGCTGCTTTCTTTACGACTACTCTTACAATGCCACGACTTTGCGCGCCTCGAGCACGTACACATCAAGCCCGCCTCTTTACAATCCAATCATCAAAATGATTAGGCCTGATTATTGTCCTCCGAACGGAGACAAGTGATCATAAGGGACAAAGAAGTACGCTTGTAGAAACGGCTGGAAACTCGCGCTGGAAAATTCGGGCCGGAAAGTCGGGCTCAAGATGATCTTCTCAAAGGCTACAGGTTATGGAATCCGCGCGCTGGCCTATCTGGCCAAGCACCCCCATACCGGGCTGTGTGGCCTTCAAGAGATCGCCGAACACGAGCACATTCCGCCGGTCTACTTGCGCAAGGTGCTCGGTGAGCTTCGCCGCCATCGGCTGTTGCGCTCGGTCAAGGGGATTCACGGAGGATACGAATTGGCGCGGCCGCCTCAGACCATAACGCTGTGGGAGGTATTTCGACTGTTGGAGCCGGACCCTTATCTGGATGCGTGCATATTGGGATGCGGCCCATGTGATCCTGAGTCATCGTGCGCGCTGCACGAAGACTGGCAGAAGCTGCGAAGCGGGTTGGTTGGGCTGATGCAAACCAAGACGATCTCCGAAGTAGCCGCCTCTGCTTCAACTCATCAGCAGGCTGGCGTTTCGGACACATAGCGACGGAGACAAAAACCGGAGCGGACTTATGTCAGACGCGAAGACTAGATTCAAATTGGTGGTGTTAAGCACATTCGTTGTCGCATCGCTCGCCGTCGTATCGGCGCAGACACAAGCTCCGTCGCCCGCCGCTACGCTGTTCGAGAAGAGCTGCTATAGCTGCCACAACATCGGCGGCGGAGACAAGAAAGGCCCCGACCTCAAAGGCGTCACCTCGCGACGGACTCGCGAATGGCTGCACCAGTACATCGCCTCGCCCGCAAGTATGAATCGCAACGGCGATCCTGCGGCGGCCGAGCTGTTTAAGAAGTACGCTCCCGAAGTCATGCCTGATCAGGCGACGACCCCGGACCAGATCGACGCGATCCTGGCGTTGATCGAGGATCTCTCGAAGAAGAACGAAACCTTCGTGCCCGCGGGCGCGAAACTCGCCAGGCCGATCGTTCCATCCGACATCGATGCCGGACTCGCGCTGTTCACCGGAAGCGCGCCACTTGAAAGTGAGGGCACTGCGTGCATCTCGTGTCACAACGTAAACGGAGTCGCCACACTGGGCGGTGGAACGCTCGGCCCTGATTTGACTGCTGTCAACACGAAGTACAAAGACCCGGAGCTGATCGGGATTCTCCAGAATCCCAACTTCCCGACGATGAAGAGCGTGTTCGGAACGCGCCCGCTTGCCGACGAAGAGATCGTCCGACTGTTCGCCTATTTTCAGAACGCCAAGCTGACTCAACCGGCAGCGCAGATGAACCCGGGAATCGTCCGGCTCGATCCGTGGTTCGTGGTGGTTGGCTTCTTTCTGACGTTGCTCTCGGTGTGGTCGTTCAGTTTGATCTGGCGGAATCGGCTTCAGGGCGTGCGCGAGCCGATTGTAAGCGCGGCCGCAAAGAGTCACAAGAGGCATAAGAGATGAAGGTTCAGGGTTCAGGGTTCAGGGTTCGTGGTTCAGGGTTCCGGGTTCGTGGTTCAACTCGGAACTCTGAACCCTGAACCCTGAACCGTTTTTTCCGGAGGAAACAGTGAACTGGATCAAAGACATAATCAGCCCTGAGACGCGCTCCTGGGAAGAGTTCTATCGCAACCGCTGGCAGCACGACAAAGTGATCCGCAGCACTCACGGCGTCAACTGCACCGGCGGATGCAGTTGGAACATTTACGTCAAGCAGGGCATCGTGACCTGGGAGATGCAAGCGCTCGACTACCCGCTGCTCGAGGACGGCCTGCCTCCATACGAACCGCGCGGCTGTCAGCGAGGCATTTCGTATTCGTGGTACCTCTACAGCCCGATTCGCGTGAAGTACCCGTACATTCGAGGCGCGCTGCTCGATCTGTGGCGCAAGGCCAAAGAAGAATTCGAAGATCCTGTCGACGCATGGGAGTCCATCGTCACCGACGACGAGTCACGCTCTCGCTATCAACGCGCTCGCGGCAAGGGCGGGTTCCGGCGCGGCAGTTGGGAAGAGATGCAAGAGATCATCGCCGCTTCGGTCATTTACACAATCAAGAAGCACGGCTCCGATCGTATCGTCGGCTTCTCTCCGATTCCCGCGATGTCTTTCTTGAGCTACGCCGCCGGCTCGAGATTCCTTCAACTGCTCGGCGGGGTGAACCTGAGCTTCTACGATTGGTACTGTGATCTTCCTCCCGCGTCGCCCGAAGTCTGGGGCGAGCAGACCGACGTCGCCGAAAGCGCCGATTGGTACAACTCGAAGTTTCTCGCGGTGATGGGATCGAACCTGAACATGACCCGCACGCCGGATTGCCACTTCGCCGCCGAGTCGCGTCACAACGGAACGAAGATGGTGGTTCTCGCGCCGGACTTCAGCCAGGTGTCGAAGTACGCCGACCAGTGGATTCCGCTTCACGCAGGGCAGGACGGGCCGTTTTGGATGGCGGTGAATCACGTCATCCTCAAAGAGTTTCACGTCGAGAAGAAGACGCCGTACTTTCTCGACTACGTCAAGCGATACAGCGATTCGCCATTTCTAGTGAAGCTCGAAAAGTTCGTAGTACCGCCTTCAGGCGGAAGTTCGTACGGCGGTCACAAACAATCGGTTGAGTTCGAAGGTACAAACTTTCCGCCTGAAGGCGGTACTACAAACTCCTACAAGCCTGGCCGACTCCTTCGCGCGAACAAACTTGCGAAGTACAAAGACGAAGAGAACGGCGATTGGAAATTCCTCGTCTACGATTCGATTTCGAATCAAGCTCGAATGCCCGGCGGTTCCGTAGGTCATCGCTGGGGTCAGACCCAAGGCAAATGGAACCTCGAGTTCAAAGACCCGTCCGACGGCTCGGAGATCGATCCGCAGTTGAGCTTCATCGATAACCCTGACGTCGTCGTCGAAGTTTCGTTCCTCGAGTTTGGAGCGGATGAGACCTTCCGGCGATCAGTCCCCGCCAAGTGGATCGAGACCGAAGACGGCAAGGTCCTGGTCACGACGGTCTACGATCTATTGATGGCGCAGTTCGGTGTGAGCCGAGGACTCGCCGGCGACTATCCCGAAGACTACAACGATACGCGCCTCTCATACACCCCTGCCTGGCAGGAGCAGTGGACCGGCGTTTCAAAAGAGACCGTCATCAAGTTCGCGCGCGAGTGGGCTTCGACCGCGGCGAAGACCGAAGGCAAGTGCTCGGTCATCATCGGCGCGGGGGTCAATCACTGGTATCACAACAATCTGATTTACCGCTCGGCGATCACGGCGCTGATGCTGTGCGGATGCGTGGGCAAGAACGGAGGAGGATTAAACCACTACGTTGGTCAGGAGAAGCTTGCGCCGGTCGCGCCGTGGAGCAACATCGCATTCGCGCGCGACTGGGTTAACGCGGTGCGCTTGCAGAACGCGCCGTCGTGGCACTACGTCCACAGCGAACAGTGGCGCTACGAAGGCGAGTTCACCGACTATCACCCCGTCCCGCAAGATGGCCCGCAGAACGGCGACCGTAGCTTCGCAAGCGGGCACACAATCGACATGCAAGCCAAAGCGGTGCGATGCGGCTGGCTTCCTTTTTATCCGCAGTTCAACAAGCCGAATCCGCTGGTCGTTCAAGAGGCGGTCAAATCAGGCGCAAAGACCGATCAAGAGATCATCGACCACGTTGTTCGCCAGATTCAGCAGAAAAAGCTTCCGCTCTCGGTCGAGAAGCCAAGCTCGAAAGCGAACTGGCCTCGTGTGTGGTTCATCTGGCGCGGCAACGCGTTGATGGCCAGCGCTAAGGGTCACGAGTTTTTCCTGAAGCACTATCTTGGAACTCATCACAACGACATCGCCGACGAGTGCGCCGAAGGAACGGTGAAGGATGTCGACATGAAGTCCGAAGCTCCGCAGGGAAAGATGGACCTCGTCGTCGATCTGAATTTCCGAATGGACACATCCGCGCTTTACTCGGACATCGTTCTGCCCGCCGCGACCTGGTACGAAAAGGCTGATCTGAACTCGACGGACATGCACTCGTTTATTCATCCGCTGTCGGAAGCCGTGCCGCCGTGCTGGGAATCCAAGAGCGACTGGGACATCTTCCGCGGCCTCGCAAAGCGCGTCAGCGAGATGTCGGCAAAGCATCTCCCGGCTCCTATCAGAGACTTGGTCGCGACGCCGCTCGCGCATGACACCCCCGACGAGATGGCGCAGCCGGATATCAAAGACTGGGGCAAAGGCGAGTGCGAGCCGATACCCGGAAAGACGATGGGCCACTTCACTCTGGTCGAACGCGACTACGTGAACCTCTACAACCAGTTCATCTCGCTCGGCCCGCTGGCGAGAAAGAACGGCATGGGCGCTCACGGTGTGAAGTACGCGATCGAAGACTTCTACGACGAAGTAGTCGAGTCGCAACAGCACACGATCGAACAGTGGAACGGCAACAAGTATCCTTCGCTCAAGCGCGCAGAAGACGCGGCGAACATGATTCTTCATTTCGCGCCCGAGACGAACGGCGAGCTTGCTTATCGCGCGTATCAATTCGTCGAGAAGAAAGTCGGCCGCCCGCTCGCCGATCTTGCGGAGAAGAGCCGCCACGCGCGCGCGACCTATCGTGACTTGCAGGCACAGCCGCGGCGGTTGTTGAACAGCCCGATGTGGTCCGGCCTCATGCACGATGGGCGAGCTTACTCGGCCTTCACTTACAACTACGAGCGGCTGGTGCCGTGGCGGACGCTCACGGGCCGGCAGCAGTTCTATCTAGATCACGAAGGCTACATCGCGTTCGGCGAGAACTTGCCGACTTACAAGCCTTCGCCGAAGCCCGCCGCTTATGGCGATCTGAAGAACAGCACCAAAGAAGGCAAGACGAAAGCGCTCAATTACCTGACGCCTCACGGCAAGTGGCACATTCACTCTACGTTTTCGGACAACCATCGCATGATGACGTTGTCGCGAGGCTGTGAGCCGGTGTGGATGAACGACGAGGACGCCGCTGACATAGACATCAGGGACAACGACTGGGTCGAGGTCTACAACGACAACGGCGTCGTCTGCACGCGAGCCGTTGTGAGCGCCCGAATTCCGAAAGGCGTGTGCATTCAATACCACTCGCCCGAAAGAACGCTGTCGGTGCCGAAGTCGCCGATGCGCGGCAATCGTCGCGCAGGCGGACACAACAGCCTGACGCGAATCCGGTTGAAGCCGAACCTGATGGTCGGAGGGTACGGGCAATTCACTTATCACTTCAACTACTGGGGCCCGACCGGAGTGAACCGCGACACTTTTGTGCTGGTGCGCAAACTCGAGAAGGTGAGCTGGTAAGAGGAATGATCCACAGATGACACAGATCAACGCAGAAGGACAATAGCAAAGGAAGAAACGTGCTTGCGGTGTTCTTGAATGAGAAGGAAGGCAAGGACCACGGACGAAGGCAGATGAAAACAGGTACCACGAGAAAGAGGTCGCCGGCGCTACGGCTTGTCCCCTTCCCCCATTTCTATCTGTGTTATCTGCGTTTATCTGTGGATGAGGCTCCAAGGAGATAAAGATGGACGTTCGCTTACAGATTTCAATGGTGTTTCACCTTGACAAGTGTATCGGCTGCCACACGTGCTCGATCGCTTGCAAGAATGTTTGGACCGATCGCAAAGGCGCCGAGTACATGTGGTGGAACAACGTCGAAACCAAACCCGGCACCGGCTACCCGACCGCGTGGGAAGATCAGACCAAGTACAAAGGCGGGTGGGAGCAGAAGAACGGGCAGCCCGATCTCAAGATGGGGGGCCGCGTCCTGCGAGTGCTGAACATCTTTCACAATCCGTACCTGCCCAAGCTCGACGATTACTACGAGCCGTGGACCTACAAGTACGAAGACCTGTTCAATGCGCCCGAAGGCGCCGATCAGCCGACTGCTCGTCCGATCTCAATGGTCACCGGCAAGTACATGAACGTCGAAGCCGGGCCGAACTGGGATGATGATCTCGGCGGCTCGCCTATTTACGCCGCGAACGATCCAAATCTCGAAGCGCTCACCGAGGAGCAACGCGCCGAGCTGTTCGAGATCGAACGTCTGGTGTTCTTCTATCTGCCTCGCATCTGCAATCACTGCTTGAACGCGGCGTGCGTCGCGGCGTGCCCGTCAGGGGCGATCTACAAACGCGGCGAAGACGGCATCGTGCTAATCAATCAAGAGGTCTGCCGAGGTTGGCGCATGTGCGTGACCGCTTGCCCGTACAAGAAGACTTTCTACAACTGGTCAACTGGCAAATCGGAAAAGTGCATCCTGTGCTTCCCGAGGCTCGAGACCGGCCAGGCGCCTGCATGCTTCCACTCGTGCGTTGGAAGGATTCGTTATCTGGGCGCCCTGTTGTATGACGCCGACCGCTTGCTCGATGCGATGAAGGTCCCCGACGACAAACTGGTCGAAGCTCAGCGCGATTTGATCCTCGATCCATTCGATCGCGAAGTGATTGCCGAGGCTATGAAGAACGGGATCGATGAGGGCGCAATTGAAGCCGCCCAGCGCTCGCCGGTCTACCGGTACGTCAAGGAGTGGAACCTCGCGTTGCCGCTGCACGCCGAGTTCCGCACGCTGCCGATGCTCTTCTACGTGCCGCCTCTGTTGCCGGTGATGGCCAAGAGCGAGGACGGACTCTACGACGCTTCAAACAAAGAGCTGTTCAGCCCGATCGAGAAGTCGCGGCTCCCGATGGAGTACATGGCGAAGCTGTTCTCGGGCGGCAACGTGGACCTCGTGCAATATGCGCTGAAGAAGCAATACGCGATTCGACTATTCAAGCGCATGGAAACGGTCGGCGATATAGACCATGCGACGGTGAAGCGCGCCCTCGAGCAAGTGAACACTTCCGAAGAAGAGGCGGAGCAAATATACCGGCTGACTTCGCTGGCCACGATGGACGAGAGGTACGTGATACCGCCTTCTCATCGCGAAGAAGCGATGCAAATGCTGAACGACGATACGTGGGCAGAGAAGGGCGAGGTCGGGTTGGGCTTTCGTGAGTTACCTGTAAGGGGCGCATAAGCTCGATGTCCGACAAACTTCAGTTTGTCACTCGCTGATCGCCGACTTAAGGACTCGCGACAAACTGAAGTTTGTCGGACTTTTCCTGGGAGGGTAACGATGATCAAGATACTTTCGCTGCTAGTCATAGCCTTATCGATCTCGTCTGCGGTTTTCTCAGCCGTGGGTCAGGATAAGCCTACGTCTGCGCAGGCGTCGCCGCCCGCGCGAAAGATCCCGGGCATCACAACTGAGGATGCCTTTCCCCGTGGCTGCGTGGACTGCCACACCAATCACCCTGAGATGAACCTGGACGCCAGAATCAGTTCGCTGATGAAGGGGTGGAATAACAAGGTGGAACCGGCGCTCCTTGCCAAGGCGCAAGCCACCGCCCCGACTGGCGTCACCTTGAAGGGTAAACACCCGGTCGCCGCTTTCGCACTCAAGAACATCCCCGCGGGCTGCCTGACGTGCCACAGTAAGAAGTCGACAACGGCGCCCCCCTTCGCGCAGATGCTGCACAAAATCCATCTGACCGGAGGGGAGGAAAACCACTTCCTGACGGTGAACCAGGGGGAATGTACGCACTGTCACAAGCTCAACGTGTCAACGGGGCTGTGGTCGCTGCCGAGCGCCCCCGAACCGTAACTGTTTCTTTGGAGCACTATGAATCATCTCTACGAAATTCTTGCGAGCTCGCTCGAGTACCCTGGCGAAGATTGGAACACGCGTCTCGATCGTTGCAAACAATGGTTGACTATTCAGGAGCCCGACGTCGCGGTGCAGTTCATCAGGTTCCGCCGGAAGGTCAAGGATCTCTCGATCGACAAGCTGCAGGAACTGTACACGCAGACGTTCGATCTGAATCCGGTCTGCACGCTCGATATCGGCTATCACCTGTTCGGCGAGAACTACAAACGCGGCGAGTTGTTGGCGAAGCTTCGTGAGACGGAAGCGCCGTACGAACTGGGCCAGGCGAATCAGTTGCCCGACCACTTGCCCGTGCTGCTCCGGTTGCTCGCGAAGCTCGAGGATGAAGAACTGCGACTAGCGCTGATCGGTGAGATTCTGATTCCGGCGCTGGGCAAGATGCTTGAAGCCCTCAGCCAAACCGAGAATCCGTATCGGGACCTGATCGAGGTCATCAGCAATGCGCTAAAGAACGAAGTACCGGAAGGTAGCGCACGCTGCCAGCTTGCGCCGGGTGAAGAGATCCCCGAGCTTTATCGCATTTCGGCGAAGGCGCCGGCCCGGTGAGGGTTAATGGAGTTCGTAGTTCGGCCTTCAGGCGGAAGTTCGTAGCGCAAATTCTCCGCCAGGTACGAACTTCCGCCTGAAGGCCGAACTACGAACGTTGGGAGTGATGATGCTTAACCTCGATAATCTACTCTTCGTCATGTTTCCCTACACCGTGATCATTCTCGCGGTCGTCGTCACGGCGCAGCGGTATTTCAAGAAGGGCTTCACCTACTCGAGCCTGTCGTCGCAGTTCCTCGAAGGCGGCGAGCTGTTCTACGGGTCGGTGCCATTTCACATCGGCATACTCGGAGTGTTGGCCGGCCACCTGATCGGCTTTGTGTTTCCAAAGAGTGTGCTGTTGTTCAACAGCGTTCCGCTGAGGCTGTATATCCTCGAAAGCACCGCGCTGCTGTTCGGACTGATGTGTCTGGTCGGCATCGTGAACCTGATCGTGCGCCGGCATATCTCGGCTCGCGTTCGCGCAGTGACTTCGCTGATGGATGTGGTCGTGCTGCTTCTTCTTTTGATTCAAGTCGTGCTCGGTGTCTACACCGCGATCTTCTATCGCTGGGGTTCGGCGTGGTACGCGGCTTCGGCGGTGCCTTATCTGCGCTCGCTGTTCACGCTTCAACCTGACGTGGCGATGATCGCGCCGCTGCCCATGGTGGTGAAGGCGCACTTCCTGAACGCGTGGGTGCTGGTGGCGGTTTTTGGTTTCTCGCGCTTGGTTCACATGCTCGTCGTGCCGATTCACTATCTGTGGCGCCCTTATCAGCTTGTGATCTGGAACTGGAACCGCAAACGCATTCGTGGCCAGGCTCCGCGACCGAGACCCGCTCCTGCCGAGGTGATAGTGCCGGCGAGCGAAAGGCCAGCCAAGAGCAGTCCGGCTTTCACGAGGTAAGAGGATGAGCTTAAGGACGGCAAAAATAATCTCACTGCTCGTGACCATAGCCGGCGCGATCGTGCTGCTGCAGGGCGCGACGTTCACTTGGCTCGGCAATCAGCAGGGCTACGAGCCGGCACAGCCGATTGCTTTTTCGCACAAGGTTCACGCGGGCGATATCCAGATTCAGTGTTTGTACTGTCACTCGGCCGCCGAGAAGTCCAAGGTCGCAGGCATCCCGGCCGCTTCGACGTGTATGAACTGCCACTTGCAGATCAAGAAGGACTCGCCCGAGATTCAGAAGATCACGCAGGCGCTAGCGGACAACAGACCGATCGAGTGGGTGAGAGTGCATAGTCTGCCGGATCACGCGCGCTTCGATCACAGCCGCCACGCCGCGGCCGGTATCAAGTGCCAGCAATGCCACGGCGCGATCGAGACGATGGAGCGAGTCTCGCAGTTCGAGACGCTTTCGATGGGAATGTGCGTGACGTGTCACAGGACTCATCGCGAGGTGACTTTGGATGAGAACGGCAAGCCGGTGATTTCACGCGAGGCGACGCCGAAGAGATTGATGGCTTCGACTGATTGTTCGGTTTGTCACCACTGAACGCTGGCGGGCATGTAGGGGCGGCCCTCCGTGGCCGCCCCTCCTCGGCCGACCAGCGCAAGCCTCAGCATGGAGGGGCGGCCACAGAGTGCCGCCCTTACAAGGTCAAAAATGAGCGGCGAAAAGCTTTGGAAGAGATTCCAGCAACAAGACGCGGACGACGTGCCGCAGCTCGTCAATATTGACTCATCGCGGTTGCCCCGCTCTGGAGTGTCAAGGCGAACCTTCATTGAAATGATCGGTTTCTCGGCTGCGGCGCTCGCATTCACCAGTTGCCGCGCGCCCGAACAGAAGATCATTCCGTACCTGAAACAACCAGTCGAGTTCACTCCCGGCGTTGCGAGTTGGTTTGCTTCCACGTGCGCCGGCTGCAGCGCCGGTTGCGGAGTGTTGGTCAAAGTTCGCGACGGCCGGCCGATCAAGATCGAAGGCAATCCCGAACATCCGCTAAACGGCGGCGGTCTGTGCGCGGTGGCTCACGGAATGGTTTTCGGCCTTTACGATTCGGATCGCCTAAGGCAGCCGCTGATCGGCTCGAAGCCGGCTACGTGGGCGGACGTTGATCGTCAGATCATCGACATCCTCGCCGCGACACAGAAGACCGGCGAAAAAGTCCGCGTGCTCACCGGGACGATCACGAGTCCTACTTCGCGAGAAGCAATCGCAAAGTTTCTGAGTCAATTCAAGGATGGAAAACACATCGTCTACGAAGCGGTCTCCACCG comes from the Acidobacteriota bacterium genome and includes:
- a CDS encoding LuxR C-terminal-related transcriptional regulator; this encodes MVRLLMRLREIKDLVESTSDAAFAVDGVGHMAAWNIAAEAMFGLTAADAIGKTCGEIIQGMDECGPVCSADCSVQQAVRNHHPVSNFDLHIQTASGRQWCNVSVLIADEANTTLPYSIHIVRQIDVRKRLELLVRDFVVTGTGLAPELATTLISSTRAPARETELSDREVSVLRLLAKGVTTTAVAEQLHISRTTVNNHIQHILRKLDVHTRLEAIRRAEHAGLI
- a CDS encoding Rrf2 family transcriptional regulator, which produces MIFSKATGYGIRALAYLAKHPHTGLCGLQEIAEHEHIPPVYLRKVLGELRRHRLLRSVKGIHGGYELARPPQTITLWEVFRLLEPDPYLDACILGCGPCDPESSCALHEDWQKLRSGLVGLMQTKTISEVAASASTHQQAGVSDT
- a CDS encoding c-type cytochrome, with amino-acid sequence MSDAKTRFKLVVLSTFVVASLAVVSAQTQAPSPAATLFEKSCYSCHNIGGGDKKGPDLKGVTSRRTREWLHQYIASPASMNRNGDPAAAELFKKYAPEVMPDQATTPDQIDAILALIEDLSKKNETFVPAGAKLARPIVPSDIDAGLALFTGSAPLESEGTACISCHNVNGVATLGGGTLGPDLTAVNTKYKDPELIGILQNPNFPTMKSVFGTRPLADEEIVRLFAYFQNAKLTQPAAQMNPGIVRLDPWFVVVGFFLTLLSVWSFSLIWRNRLQGVREPIVSAAAKSHKRHKR
- a CDS encoding nitrate reductase subunit alpha, with protein sequence MNWIKDIISPETRSWEEFYRNRWQHDKVIRSTHGVNCTGGCSWNIYVKQGIVTWEMQALDYPLLEDGLPPYEPRGCQRGISYSWYLYSPIRVKYPYIRGALLDLWRKAKEEFEDPVDAWESIVTDDESRSRYQRARGKGGFRRGSWEEMQEIIAASVIYTIKKHGSDRIVGFSPIPAMSFLSYAAGSRFLQLLGGVNLSFYDWYCDLPPASPEVWGEQTDVAESADWYNSKFLAVMGSNLNMTRTPDCHFAAESRHNGTKMVVLAPDFSQVSKYADQWIPLHAGQDGPFWMAVNHVILKEFHVEKKTPYFLDYVKRYSDSPFLVKLEKFVVPPSGGSSYGGHKQSVEFEGTNFPPEGGTTNSYKPGRLLRANKLAKYKDEENGDWKFLVYDSISNQARMPGGSVGHRWGQTQGKWNLEFKDPSDGSEIDPQLSFIDNPDVVVEVSFLEFGADETFRRSVPAKWIETEDGKVLVTTVYDLLMAQFGVSRGLAGDYPEDYNDTRLSYTPAWQEQWTGVSKETVIKFAREWASTAAKTEGKCSVIIGAGVNHWYHNNLIYRSAITALMLCGCVGKNGGGLNHYVGQEKLAPVAPWSNIAFARDWVNAVRLQNAPSWHYVHSEQWRYEGEFTDYHPVPQDGPQNGDRSFASGHTIDMQAKAVRCGWLPFYPQFNKPNPLVVQEAVKSGAKTDQEIIDHVVRQIQQKKLPLSVEKPSSKANWPRVWFIWRGNALMASAKGHEFFLKHYLGTHHNDIADECAEGTVKDVDMKSEAPQGKMDLVVDLNFRMDTSALYSDIVLPAATWYEKADLNSTDMHSFIHPLSEAVPPCWESKSDWDIFRGLAKRVSEMSAKHLPAPIRDLVATPLAHDTPDEMAQPDIKDWGKGECEPIPGKTMGHFTLVERDYVNLYNQFISLGPLARKNGMGAHGVKYAIEDFYDEVVESQQHTIEQWNGNKYPSLKRAEDAANMILHFAPETNGELAYRAYQFVEKKVGRPLADLAEKSRHARATYRDLQAQPRRLLNSPMWSGLMHDGRAYSAFTYNYERLVPWRTLTGRQQFYLDHEGYIAFGENLPTYKPSPKPAAYGDLKNSTKEGKTKALNYLTPHGKWHIHSTFSDNHRMMTLSRGCEPVWMNDEDAADIDIRDNDWVEVYNDNGVVCTRAVVSARIPKGVCIQYHSPERTLSVPKSPMRGNRRAGGHNSLTRIRLKPNLMVGGYGQFTYHFNYWGPTGVNRDTFVLVRKLEKVSW
- the narH gene encoding nitrate reductase subunit beta — protein: MDVRLQISMVFHLDKCIGCHTCSIACKNVWTDRKGAEYMWWNNVETKPGTGYPTAWEDQTKYKGGWEQKNGQPDLKMGGRVLRVLNIFHNPYLPKLDDYYEPWTYKYEDLFNAPEGADQPTARPISMVTGKYMNVEAGPNWDDDLGGSPIYAANDPNLEALTEEQRAELFEIERLVFFYLPRICNHCLNAACVAACPSGAIYKRGEDGIVLINQEVCRGWRMCVTACPYKKTFYNWSTGKSEKCILCFPRLETGQAPACFHSCVGRIRYLGALLYDADRLLDAMKVPDDKLVEAQRDLILDPFDREVIAEAMKNGIDEGAIEAAQRSPVYRYVKEWNLALPLHAEFRTLPMLFYVPPLLPVMAKSEDGLYDASNKELFSPIEKSRLPMEYMAKLFSGGNVDLVQYALKKQYAIRLFKRMETVGDIDHATVKRALEQVNTSEEEAEQIYRLTSLATMDERYVIPPSHREEAMQMLNDDTWAEKGEVGLGFRELPVRGA
- the narJ gene encoding nitrate reductase molybdenum cofactor assembly chaperone — its product is MNHLYEILASSLEYPGEDWNTRLDRCKQWLTIQEPDVAVQFIRFRRKVKDLSIDKLQELYTQTFDLNPVCTLDIGYHLFGENYKRGELLAKLRETEAPYELGQANQLPDHLPVLLRLLAKLEDEELRLALIGEILIPALGKMLEALSQTENPYRDLIEVISNALKNEVPEGSARCQLAPGEEIPELYRISAKAPAR